Proteins found in one Cardiocondyla obscurior isolate alpha-2009 linkage group LG03, Cobs3.1, whole genome shotgun sequence genomic segment:
- the LOC139101295 gene encoding uncharacterized protein: MINNTSSVSEGVAQITIRSIHNNFHKTLTCLTIPTITEAIPSDVFPRDSITIPPNIKLADPEFHLPRSVDLLIGSGATLSMLSVGQIDLSNENHDLYLQKTRLGWIVAGSTEPRSSKMAALCHLSTLESQLMKFWNIEEVSSQLPKSTEEIKCENHFVENTIREDSGRYTVRLPFRAQNISIGDSRTGAMRRFLNLERKLDRDPVLKQEYTQIIEEYKTLNHASEITTTNDDGFYLPHHAVIKEGSHTTKIRVVFDASAKSITGISLNDVLMVGPTIQEKLFIHLLRFRTYNYVITADIEKMYRQIWVHKDDRKYQKILWRENGIIKTLQLNTLTFGISSSPFLAIRTVQKLAEDEAHNYPRAANALKNHLYVDDLLTGANSITEIRNIRDEIITLLDQGGFNIRQWASNDRRVIDDLPDNAIHANFTITNDKSLKTLGVTWNAHKDEICYVAQTIDDTN; this comes from the coding sequence ATGATCAATAACACAAGTTCAGTATCCGAAGGTGTTGCACAAATTACTATACGCTCGATACACAACaattttcataaaacattaacTTGTCTTACTATCCCGACAATTACAGAAGCCATTCCATCAGATGTTTTTCCGCGAGATTCAATTACAATACCGCCAAATATTAAACTCGCCGATCCAGAATTCCATCTACCACGGTCGGTAGATTTATTAATTGGTTCGGGCGCGACTTTATCGATGTTATCTGTTGGACAGATTGATTTATCTAATGAAAATCACGATTTGTATCTCCAAAAGACTAGATTAGGATGGATCGTAGCCGGTAGTACAGAACCACGATCATCAAAGATGGCAGCGTTATGCCATTTAAGTACATTAGAATcacaattaatgaaattttggaATATTGAAGAAGTTTCGTCTCAATTACCAAAATCAACAGAAGAAATAAAGTGCGAGAACCATTTTGTTGAAAATACCATTCGCGAAGATAGCGGTCGTTATACGGTCCGTCTTCCATTCCGCGCTCAGAATATTTCAATAGGCGATTCACGAACTGGTGCTATGAgacgttttttaaatttagaacgTAAATTAGATCGAGATCCGGTATTAAAACAAGAATACACGCAAATTATCGAAGAATATAAGACCTTAAATCACGCGTCAGAAATTACCACAACTAACGACGACGGTTTTTATTTACCACATCACGCAGTGATTAAAGAAGGTAGTCATACTACTAAAATAAGAGTTGTCTTTGATGCATCCGCAAAATCGATTACAGGCATATCGTTAAATGATGTCCTTATGGTAGGTCCCACCATACAAGAAAAACTATTCATACATCTATTACGCTTTCGAACATACAATTACGTCATCACCGCCGACatagaaaaaatgtataggcAAATATGGGTACACAAAGATGATCgcaaatatcaaaaaattctATGGCGCGAAAacggaataataaaaactttgcaattaaatacTCTTACATTTGgaatttcttcttctccttttcttgCTATTCGCACGGTACAAAAATTAGCAGAAGATGAAGCACACAATTACCCTCGAGCCGCGAACGCgttaaaaaatcatttataCGTGGATGATTTGCTTACCGGTGCGAATTCTATAACTGAAATTCGGAATATTAGAGAcgaaataataacgttattagATCAAGGAGGATTTAACATTCGACAATGGGCATCAAACGATAGGCGAGTAATCGATGATTTACCTGATAATGCTATACATGCCAATTTTACGATAACAAACGATAAATCACTAAAAACTCTGGGCGTTACATGGAATGCTCATAAAGACGAGATTTGTTACGTCGCACAGACAATTGACGATACTAATTAG
- the LOC139101296 gene encoding uncharacterized protein, which produces MGPVVLYAKCIMQDIWKCRTHWDESVPQAFYTKWFEFSNQLKNLNAVLFDRKLWLNKSRDIQVHGFCDASNAGYGACIYIRSLDTDNLIESNLVCAKSRVAPLKPITIPRLELCGALLLAKLYHEIKDALGVTPNRIIFWCDSTIVLHWLKTSPHALKVYVANRVAELQDLTNAIEWRHVKTEENPADAVSRGQLPYTFLQNKLWQTGPSWLKKGEQYWPH; this is translated from the coding sequence ATGGGTCCCGTGGTCCTGTATGCCAAATGTATAATGCAAGACATTTGGAAATGTAGGACACACTGGGATGAATCAGTACCACAAGCATTTTACACGAAATGGTTCGAATTTAGTAatcagttaaaaaatttaaacgcaGTGTTATTTGATCGTAAATTATGGTTAAATAAATCTCGCGATATCCAAGTACATGGATTCTGCGATGCTAGCAATGCAGGATATGGCGCCTGTATTTATATACGATCTTTAGATACAGATAATCTGATTGAGAGTAATTTAGTATGTGCTAAATCGCGGGTAGCCCCACTAAAGCCTATTACAATTCCGCGACTCGAACTGTGCGGAGCATTGTTGTTAGCAAAATTATATCATGAAATAAAGGATGCATTGGGCGTAACACctaatcgtataattttttggTGTGACTCAACTATTGTGTTACATTGGTTGAAAACATCTCCTCATGCGCTAAAGGTCTATGTCGCAAATAGAGTCGCGGAATTGCAAGATCTTACAAATGCTATTGAATGGCGACACGTAAAAACCGAGGAAAATCCGGCGGACGCGGTGTCTAGGGGACAATTACCGTACACtttcttacaaaataaattatggcAAACGGGACCATCATGGTTAAAGAAAGGCGAACAGTATTGGCCACACTAA
- the LOC139101297 gene encoding uncharacterized protein, which produces MAYCLRWRKGNNYTGQLTIEEIKRAEIQIIKAIQTNKFPNELKELKNNQTIKSNRIINLSPFLDQDGLIRVGGRLPSSNLNFQQKYPILLPSKNHNTDQIIREIHETRYHTGIQTTLYHLRQKFWVLDGRNQVRKIIRSCTRCFRFDAATMKYKMGNLPPARIKEAIPFENTGVDFYGPFFIKEKKFRNRNKIKAYVCVFICMVIKAVHLEVVSDLSTDSFLAALRRFVARRGIPKHIYSDNGTNFVGANNELREIYTLLNSDKHKNLVNNYANKHHITWHFIPPVAPHFDGLWESTVKQFKHHFKRVVGNCLLTFEELSTFSTEIEGILNSRPITTLSSDPNDTLAITPAHYLIGKPLTTLPEENLQSIPSNRLSIWQHISKIRQDFWTRWHLEYLNELQHRAKWKINDQEPKIGMIVLIKDKNTPCMQWSLGKIIKLYTGEDNITRTVDVKTSTGIVKRTTRCLCPLPIWE; this is translated from the coding sequence ATGGCTTATTGCCTCCGATGGCGAAAGGGTAATAATTATACGGGTCAATTAACTATAGAGGAGATAAAAAGGGCAGAAATTCAAATAATCAAGGCCattcaaacaaataaatttccgaatgaattaaaggaattaaaaaataaccagacaataaaatcaaatagaattattaatttaagtcCGTTCTTAGATCAAGATGGTTTAATCCGAGTTGGAGGAAGGCTTCCTTCATCAAATCtaaattttcaacaaaaataTCCAATTCTATTACCGAGTAAAAATCATAATACCGAccaaattattcgcgaaatacATGAAACCCGTTACCATACGGGCATACAAACAACTTTATATCATTTGAGACAGAAATTTTGGGTATTAGACGGTCGAAATCAGGTCCGTAAAATAATACGTTCATGCACGCGTTGTTTCCGTTTTGATGCCGCgacaatgaaatataaaatgggCAATCTTCCTCCAGCTCGTATAAAAGAAGCAATACCGTTTGAAAATACAGGCGTCGATTTTTACGGTCCctttttcataaaagaaaagaaatttcgtaaccgcaataaaataaaggcaTATGTATGTGTATTCATTTGTATGGTTATAAAGGCAGTACATTTAGAAGTAGTAAGTGATCTTTCGACCGACAGTTTTCTCGCTGCTCTTAGGCGATTCGTAGCACGACGCGGAATTCCGAAACATATATATTCCGACAATGGAACTAATTTTGTAGGAGCTAACAATGAGTTAAGAGAAATCTATACGTTGCTTAATTCCGACAAACACAAGAATCTTGTTAACAATTATGCTAACAAACATCATATAACATGGCATTTTATACCACCAGTTGCGCCTCATTTCGATGGACTTTGGGAGTCCACCGTAAAACAATTCAAACACCATTTCAAACGCGTTGTAGGTAATtgtttacttacatttgaaGAATTAAGCACGTTTAGTACAGAAATAGAAGGAATTCTAAATTCACGCCCTATAACTACATTATCATCTGATCCAAACGATACGCTCGCTATAACTCCAGCCCATTATTTAATCGGTAAACCATTAACAACTTTACCTGAAGAAAATTTACAATCGATTCCATCTAATCGATTATCAATTTGGCAACACATTTCCAAAATCCGACAGGATTTTTGGACACGGTGGCATTTAGAGTACCTAAATGAACTACAACATCGTGCTaaatggaaaattaacgaTCAAGAGCCGAAAATTGGAATGATCGTCCTTATTAAAGACAAGAATACACCTTGTATGCAATGGTCACTaggca